From Streptomyces qinzhouensis, one genomic window encodes:
- a CDS encoding heme o synthase, producing the protein MCVTAVESRPAGGGTARPERTAGGPGTNPGSRPLGARVMAFVALTKPRIIELLLITTVPVMFLAAQGVPDLWLVLTTCVGGYLSAGGANALNMYIDRDIDALMDRTAQRPLVTGMVSPREGLVFGLTLAVVSTLWFGLLVNWLSAWLSLGALLFYVVVYTMILKRRTKQNIVWGGIAGCLPVLIGWSAVTNSMSWAAVVLFLVIFFWTPPHYWPLSMRVREDYARVGVPMLPVVASNQVVARQIVLYSWVMVAVSLLLTPMGYTGWFYTAVALLAGGWWLWEAHALQARAKAGLEGAKLKEMRLFHWSITYVSLLFVAVAVDPFLR; encoded by the coding sequence GTGTGCGTGACGGCCGTCGAATCCCGTCCAGCGGGTGGTGGCACCGCCCGTCCCGAGCGGACCGCGGGGGGACCCGGGACGAACCCGGGCAGCAGGCCTCTCGGAGCCCGGGTCATGGCGTTCGTGGCGCTGACGAAGCCGCGGATCATCGAACTGCTGCTGATCACCACCGTGCCGGTGATGTTCCTCGCCGCGCAAGGAGTGCCCGATCTCTGGCTGGTCCTGACGACCTGCGTCGGCGGCTATCTCTCGGCCGGCGGCGCCAACGCGCTGAACATGTACATCGACCGGGACATCGACGCGCTGATGGACCGCACCGCCCAGCGCCCGCTGGTCACCGGCATGGTCTCGCCGCGCGAGGGCCTGGTCTTCGGCCTCACCCTCGCCGTGGTCTCCACGCTCTGGTTCGGTCTGCTCGTCAACTGGCTGTCGGCCTGGCTCTCCCTGGGCGCCCTGCTGTTCTACGTCGTCGTCTACACGATGATCCTGAAGCGGCGTACCAAGCAGAACATCGTGTGGGGCGGGATCGCGGGCTGTCTGCCCGTACTGATCGGCTGGTCCGCGGTCACCAACTCGATGTCGTGGGCCGCGGTCGTCCTCTTCCTCGTCATCTTCTTCTGGACCCCGCCGCACTACTGGCCGCTGTCCATGCGGGTGCGCGAGGACTACGCCCGGGTCGGCGTCCCGATGTTGCCGGTCGTCGCCTCCAACCAGGTCGTGGCCCGGCAGATCGTCCTCTACAGCTGGGTGATGGTGGCGGTCTCCCTGCTGCTCACCCCGATGGGCTACACCGGCTGGTTCTACACGGCCGTGGCGCTGCTCGCGGGCGGCTGGTGGCTCTGGGAGGCGCATGCGCTCCAGGCCCGCGCCAAGGCCGGGCTCGAAGGGGCGAAGCTGAAGGAGATGCGGCTGTTCCACTGGTCGATCACCTATGTATCGCTGCTCTTCGTGGCCGTCGCGGTGGATCCGTTCCTGCGCTGA
- the tkt gene encoding transketolase, whose protein sequence is MSTKPTTTDLAWTDLDQRAVDTARVLAMDSVQRVGNGHPGTAMSLAPAAYVLFQKLMRHDPADADWTGRDRFILSAGHSSLTLYIQLYLAGYGLELDDLKAFRTWGSKTPGHPEYGHTTGVETTTGPLGQGVANAVGMAMAARYERGLFDPDAAVGTSPFDHTIWAIAGDGCLQEGISAEASSLAGHQKLGNLVLLWDDNHISIEGDTETAVSEDTLKRYEAYGWHVQRVAAKENGDLDPAALYAAMREAQAVTDRPSFIAARSIIAWPAPHAQNTEAAHGSALGEEEVAATKKVLGFDPELHFEVADEVISHTREALDRGREARAEWEKAFAAWRTASPERAAAFDRINAGELPAGWEDALPDFETGKSVATRAASGKILQALGAVIPELWGGSADLAGSNNTTIDKTSSFLPEGNPLPEADPYGRTIHFGIREHAMAAEMNGIALHGNTRIYGGTFLVFSDYMRNAVRLSALMHLPVTYVWTHDSVGLGEDGPTHQPVEHLASLRAIPGLNVVRPADANETVIAWREIQRRWTKKFGEGAPHGLALTRQGVPTYPLNEDAARGGYVLAEADGGAPEVVLIGTGSEVQLAVAARDELQAAGVPTRVVSMPSVEWFEEQDQEYKDAVLPPSVRARVAVEAGIGLTWHRYTGDAGRIVSLEHFGASADGKVLFREFGFTAEAVAAAARESLDAVRR, encoded by the coding sequence GTGAGCACCAAGCCGACCACCACAGACCTCGCGTGGACCGATCTGGACCAGCGTGCCGTCGACACGGCCCGTGTCCTGGCCATGGATTCCGTACAGAGGGTCGGCAACGGCCACCCCGGTACGGCCATGAGCCTCGCGCCCGCCGCGTACGTGCTGTTCCAGAAGCTGATGCGGCACGACCCGGCCGACGCCGACTGGACCGGCCGTGACCGGTTCATCCTGTCCGCCGGACATTCGTCGCTGACCCTTTACATCCAGCTCTACCTGGCCGGATACGGTCTGGAACTGGACGATCTCAAGGCCTTCCGCACCTGGGGTTCGAAGACCCCGGGGCACCCGGAGTACGGCCACACCACCGGCGTCGAGACCACGACCGGCCCGCTGGGCCAGGGTGTGGCCAACGCGGTGGGCATGGCGATGGCCGCCCGCTACGAGCGCGGTCTGTTCGACCCGGACGCCGCCGTGGGCACGTCCCCGTTCGACCACACCATCTGGGCGATCGCCGGTGACGGCTGTCTCCAGGAGGGCATCTCGGCCGAGGCCTCGTCCCTCGCGGGCCACCAGAAGCTCGGCAATCTGGTGCTGCTCTGGGACGACAACCACATCTCCATCGAGGGCGACACCGAGACCGCGGTCTCCGAGGACACCCTCAAGCGGTACGAGGCCTACGGCTGGCACGTCCAGCGGGTGGCCGCCAAGGAGAACGGCGACCTCGACCCGGCGGCGCTGTACGCGGCGATGCGCGAGGCGCAGGCCGTGACCGACCGGCCGTCCTTCATCGCGGCCCGCTCCATCATCGCCTGGCCCGCGCCGCACGCCCAGAACACCGAGGCCGCGCACGGTTCGGCGCTGGGCGAGGAAGAGGTCGCGGCCACCAAGAAGGTCCTCGGCTTCGACCCGGAGCTGCACTTCGAGGTCGCCGACGAGGTCATCTCGCACACCCGTGAGGCCCTGGACCGGGGCCGCGAGGCGCGTGCCGAGTGGGAGAAGGCCTTCGCCGCCTGGCGTACCGCCAGCCCGGAGCGGGCGGCGGCGTTCGACCGGATCAACGCCGGCGAGCTGCCCGCGGGCTGGGAGGACGCGCTCCCCGACTTCGAGACCGGGAAGTCCGTCGCCACCCGGGCCGCCTCCGGCAAGATCCTCCAGGCGCTGGGCGCGGTGATCCCGGAGCTGTGGGGCGGCTCGGCCGACCTGGCCGGCTCCAACAACACGACGATCGACAAGACCTCGTCGTTCCTGCCCGAGGGCAACCCGCTGCCGGAGGCCGACCCGTACGGCCGGACGATCCACTTCGGTATCCGTGAGCACGCGATGGCCGCCGAGATGAACGGCATCGCGCTGCACGGCAACACCCGTATCTACGGCGGTACGTTCCTGGTCTTCTCCGACTACATGCGCAACGCGGTCCGGCTGTCCGCGCTGATGCATCTGCCGGTGACCTATGTGTGGACGCACGATTCGGTCGGCCTCGGCGAGGACGGCCCGACCCACCAGCCGGTGGAGCACCTGGCCTCGCTGCGCGCCATTCCGGGCCTGAACGTGGTCCGCCCGGCGGACGCCAACGAGACGGTGATCGCCTGGCGCGAGATCCAGCGCCGGTGGACGAAGAAGTTCGGCGAGGGCGCCCCGCACGGTCTGGCGCTGACCCGGCAGGGAGTGCCGACGTACCCGCTCAACGAGGACGCGGCGCGTGGCGGTTATGTGCTGGCCGAGGCCGATGGCGGCGCCCCCGAGGTCGTGCTGATCGGTACCGGCTCCGAGGTTCAGCTCGCCGTCGCGGCCCGGGACGAGCTGCAGGCGGCCGGGGTGCCGACCCGGGTGGTCTCCATGCCGTCGGTGGAGTGGTTCGAGGAGCAGGACCAGGAGTACAAGGACGCGGTGCTGCCGCCGTCGGTGCGGGCGCGGGTGGCCGTCGAGGCGGGTATCGGGCTGACCTGGCACCGTTACACGGGCGACGCGGGCCGCATCGTGTCGCTGGAGCACTTCGGTGCCTCGGCGGACGGCAAGGTCCTCTTCCGGGAGTTCGGTTTCACCGCCGAAGCGGTGGCCGCGGCCGCCCGGGAATCTCTTGACGCCGTCCGACGCTGA
- the tal gene encoding transaldolase — protein sequence MTNDALKRLTDEGVAIWLDDLSRKRITSGNLAELLDQQHVVGVTTNPSIFQKAISGGDGYEQQLRELATRKVTVEEALRMITTADVRDAADILRPVFDATEGQDGRVSIEVDPRLAHHTAATVAEAKQLAWLVDRPNTLIKIPATRAGLPAITETIGLGISVNVTLIFSLERYREVMDAYLAGLEKAKDRGLDLSKIHSVASFFVSRVDAEIDQRLDALGTDEAKAARGKAALANARLAYEAYEEVFSSDRWSALDRARANKQRPLWASTGVKDPAYKDTLYVDELVAPGTVNTMPEATLEATADHGSITGDTIRGTYDTARAELAAVAALGISYDEVVQLLEDEGVEKFEAAWNDLLKSTEAALARLAPSEG from the coding sequence ATGACGAACGACGCGCTCAAGCGCCTCACCGACGAAGGCGTCGCGATCTGGCTGGACGACCTGTCCCGGAAGCGGATCACCTCCGGGAACCTCGCGGAGCTGCTCGACCAGCAGCACGTGGTGGGCGTGACGACCAATCCGTCGATCTTCCAGAAGGCGATCAGCGGCGGTGACGGCTACGAGCAGCAGTTGCGCGAGCTGGCGACCCGCAAGGTGACCGTCGAGGAAGCCCTTCGCATGATCACCACGGCGGACGTCCGGGACGCGGCGGACATCCTCCGCCCGGTCTTCGACGCCACCGAGGGCCAGGACGGCCGGGTCTCCATCGAGGTGGACCCGCGGCTGGCCCACCACACGGCGGCCACGGTCGCCGAGGCCAAGCAGCTGGCCTGGCTGGTCGACCGCCCCAATACCCTGATCAAGATTCCGGCCACCCGGGCGGGCCTGCCGGCGATCACCGAGACCATCGGCCTCGGTATCAGCGTCAATGTGACGCTGATCTTCTCGCTGGAGCGCTACCGCGAGGTCATGGACGCCTACCTGGCCGGTCTGGAGAAGGCCAAGGACCGCGGCCTGGACCTGTCGAAGATTCATTCGGTGGCGTCGTTCTTCGTGTCCCGGGTGGACGCCGAGATCGACCAGCGGCTGGACGCGCTGGGCACCGACGAGGCGAAGGCGGCCCGCGGCAAGGCGGCCCTGGCCAACGCCCGGCTGGCCTACGAGGCGTACGAGGAGGTCTTCTCCTCCGACCGCTGGTCCGCCCTCGACCGCGCCCGGGCCAACAAGCAGCGCCCGCTGTGGGCCTCGACCGGCGTCAAGGACCCGGCCTACAAGGACACGCTGTACGTGGACGAGCTGGTGGCCCCGGGCACGGTGAACACCATGCCGGAGGCGACCCTGGAGGCCACCGCCGACCACGGGTCGATCACCGGTGACACCATCCGCGGCACCTATGACACCGCGCGCGCCGAGCTGGCCGCCGTGGCTGCGCTGGGGATCTCGTACGACGAGGTCGTGCAGCTGCTGGAGGACGAGGGCGTCGAGAAGTTCGAGGCCGCGTGGAACGACCTGCTGAAGTCGACCGAGGCGGCGCTGGCCCGTCTCGCACCGTCGGAGGGCTGA
- the zwf gene encoding glucose-6-phosphate dehydrogenase, translating to MSGSSEANPLRDPADRRLPRIAGPSGLVIFGVTGDLSRKKLMPAVYDLANRGLLPPGFSLVGFARREWQDEDFAQEVHDAVKEHARTPFREEVWQQLNQGMRFVQGDFDDDDAFETLKKTIAELDQAQGTGGNFAFYLSVPPKFFPKVVQQLKKHGLADQTEGSWRRAVIEKPFGHDLASAVELNQVVHEVFPPNEVFRIDHYLGKETVQNILALRFANTLFEPIWNRSYVDHVQITMAEDIGIGGRAGYYDGIGAARDVIQNHLLQLLALTAMEEPASFDADALAAEKTKVLGAVTPPKDLGATTVRGQYAAGWQGGERAVGYLQEDGIDPDSTTDTYAAVKLEIDNRRWAGVPFYLRTGKRLGRRVTEIAVVFQRAPHSPFDHTATEELGQNALVIRVQPDEGVTLRFGSKVPGTSMEVRDVSMDFAYGESFTESSPEAYERLILDVLLGDSNLFPRVEEVELSWKILDPIEQYWDSHGKPAQYPSGTWGPVEADEMLARDGRSWRRP from the coding sequence GTGTCCGGTTCAAGCGAGGCCAATCCGCTTCGCGACCCCGCCGACCGGCGGCTCCCGCGGATCGCGGGGCCGTCGGGCCTGGTGATCTTCGGGGTCACGGGCGACCTGTCGCGCAAGAAGCTGATGCCGGCCGTGTACGACCTGGCCAACCGCGGACTGCTGCCGCCGGGCTTCTCGCTCGTCGGCTTCGCCCGCCGCGAATGGCAGGACGAGGACTTCGCACAGGAGGTCCACGACGCGGTCAAGGAACACGCCAGGACCCCCTTCCGTGAGGAGGTCTGGCAGCAGCTGAACCAGGGCATGCGCTTCGTCCAGGGCGATTTCGACGACGACGACGCCTTCGAGACCCTGAAGAAGACGATCGCCGAGCTGGACCAGGCCCAGGGCACCGGCGGCAACTTCGCCTTCTATCTGTCGGTGCCGCCGAAGTTCTTCCCGAAGGTCGTCCAGCAGCTCAAGAAGCACGGGCTGGCCGACCAGACGGAGGGCTCCTGGCGCCGGGCGGTCATCGAGAAGCCCTTCGGGCACGATCTGGCGTCCGCCGTCGAGCTCAACCAGGTGGTCCACGAGGTCTTCCCGCCGAACGAGGTCTTCCGGATCGACCACTACCTCGGCAAGGAGACCGTTCAGAACATCCTGGCGCTCCGCTTCGCCAACACCCTCTTCGAGCCGATCTGGAACCGGTCCTACGTCGACCATGTCCAGATCACCATGGCCGAGGACATCGGGATCGGCGGCCGGGCCGGCTACTACGACGGCATCGGCGCCGCCCGTGATGTCATCCAGAACCATCTGCTCCAGCTGCTGGCGCTGACCGCGATGGAGGAGCCCGCCTCCTTCGACGCCGACGCGCTGGCCGCGGAGAAGACCAAGGTCCTGGGTGCCGTGACACCGCCGAAGGATCTGGGCGCCACCACCGTGCGCGGCCAGTACGCGGCGGGCTGGCAGGGCGGCGAACGGGCCGTCGGCTATCTCCAGGAGGACGGTATCGACCCGGACTCCACGACCGACACCTATGCGGCGGTCAAGCTGGAGATCGACAACCGCCGCTGGGCCGGGGTGCCGTTCTATCTGCGCACCGGCAAGCGGCTGGGGCGCCGGGTCACCGAGATCGCGGTGGTCTTCCAGCGCGCCCCGCACTCCCCCTTCGACCACACCGCGACCGAGGAGCTGGGGCAGAACGCCCTGGTGATCCGGGTCCAGCCGGACGAGGGCGTGACCCTGCGGTTCGGCTCCAAGGTGCCGGGGACCTCCATGGAGGTACGGGACGTCTCGATGGACTTCGCCTATGGCGAGTCCTTCACGGAGTCCAGCCCGGAGGCGTACGAGCGGCTCATCCTCGATGTGCTCCTCGGCGACTCCAACCTCTTCCCCCGGGTTGAGGAGGTCGAGCTGTCGTGGAAGATCCTCGACCCCATCGAGCAGTACTGGGACAGCCACGGCAAGCCTGCGCAGTACCCCTCCGGGACCTGGGGTCCGGTCGAGGCGGACGAAATGCTCGCACGAGACGGACGGAGCTGGCGCCGGCCATGA
- the opcA gene encoding glucose-6-phosphate dehydrogenase assembly protein OpcA, whose product MKIDLTDTTSSKINKALVQGRRAIGTPAVGMVLTLVIVTDEENAYDALKAANDASREHPSRTLLVIKRVSRTPRDRAQTRLDAEVRVGADAGTGETVVLRLYGEVTEHAQSVVLPLLLPDAPVVVWWPVNAPLDPTKDPLGALAQRRVTDTYAAEDPIGELKARSEAYTPGDTDLSWTRITPWRSMLAAALDQVACEVTGVEVEGEEFNPSVELLAMWLADRLGVPVRRTRSPGPGLTAVRMETDCGPIVLDRADGALANLSIQGQPDRAVALKRRETAELIAEELRRLDPDDTYASALRYGVDRLGNGGPGGSADVSEIAAASRAVAAEAEAEAEGAAAAAPAAAAGKPAAKKAAAKKAAAK is encoded by the coding sequence ATGAAGATCGACCTTACGGACACCACCTCCAGCAAGATCAACAAGGCGCTGGTGCAGGGGCGGCGGGCCATCGGTACGCCCGCCGTCGGCATGGTCCTCACCCTGGTCATCGTGACCGACGAGGAGAACGCCTACGACGCCCTGAAGGCCGCGAACGACGCGTCGCGCGAGCACCCCTCGCGCACGCTCCTGGTCATCAAGCGGGTCTCGCGGACCCCGCGTGACCGGGCGCAGACCCGGCTGGACGCCGAGGTCCGCGTCGGCGCCGACGCGGGCACCGGCGAGACGGTCGTGCTGCGGCTGTACGGCGAGGTCACCGAGCACGCCCAGTCGGTGGTGCTGCCGCTGCTGCTGCCGGACGCGCCGGTGGTGGTGTGGTGGCCGGTGAACGCCCCGCTGGACCCGACGAAGGACCCGCTGGGCGCACTGGCCCAGCGCCGGGTGACCGACACCTATGCGGCCGAGGACCCCATCGGGGAGCTGAAGGCCCGGTCCGAGGCTTACACCCCGGGCGATACGGATCTGTCGTGGACCCGGATCACGCCCTGGCGCTCCATGCTGGCCGCCGCGCTGGACCAGGTGGCCTGCGAGGTCACCGGGGTAGAGGTGGAGGGCGAGGAGTTCAATCCGAGCGTGGAGCTGCTGGCGATGTGGCTGGCGGACCGGCTGGGGGTGCCCGTGCGGCGCACCCGGTCGCCCGGACCGGGGCTCACCGCCGTGCGGATGGAGACCGACTGCGGACCGATCGTGCTCGACCGGGCCGACGGCGCGCTGGCGAACCTCTCCATCCAGGGGCAACCGGACCGTGCGGTCGCGCTCAAGCGGCGGGAGACCGCCGAGCTGATCGCGGAGGAGCTGCGGCGGCTGGACCCGGACGACACCTATGCCTCCGCCCTGCGGTACGGGGTGGACCGGCTCGGTAACGGCGGGCCCGGCGGTTCGGCGGACGTCTCCGAGATCGCGGCGGCCTCCCGGGCCGTCGCCGCGGAGGCCGAGGCCGAGGCGGAGGGGGCCGCCGCGGCGGCCCCGGCCGCGGCCGCGGGCAAGCCGGCCGCCAAGAAGGCGGCGGCGAAGAAGGCGGCCGCCAAGTGA
- the pgl gene encoding 6-phosphogluconolactonase: MSGAPQIVVHRDKELMAQAAAARLITRIADAQAARGTASVVLTGGRNGNGLLAALGASPARDAVDWARLDLWWGDERFLPEGDPERNVSQAREALLDHVPVDPARVRPMAASDGPYGNDVEAAAAAYAAQLAAAAGPEDHGPVPTFDVLMLGVGPDTHIASLFPEHPAVRETERTVVGVHGSPKPPPIRISLTLPAIRAAREVWLLAAGEDKANAAAIALSGAGELQAPAAGARGRARTLWLLDAAAASQLPRELYPPASA, from the coding sequence GTGAGCGGCGCCCCGCAGATCGTCGTCCACCGCGACAAGGAGCTGATGGCCCAGGCCGCGGCGGCCCGGCTGATCACCCGGATCGCCGATGCCCAGGCCGCCCGGGGCACCGCCTCCGTGGTGCTCACGGGCGGGCGGAACGGAAACGGTCTGCTGGCCGCGCTCGGTGCCTCTCCGGCCCGGGACGCGGTCGACTGGGCCCGGCTCGATCTGTGGTGGGGCGATGAAAGGTTCCTCCCCGAGGGGGACCCGGAGCGCAATGTCTCCCAGGCCCGCGAGGCGCTGCTGGACCATGTCCCGGTCGATCCGGCCCGGGTCCGTCCGATGGCCGCGTCCGACGGTCCGTACGGGAACGACGTGGAGGCGGCGGCCGCCGCCTACGCGGCGCAACTGGCCGCGGCCGCCGGCCCGGAGGACCATGGTCCGGTGCCGACGTTCGACGTGCTGATGCTGGGCGTCGGCCCCGACACCCATATCGCGTCGCTCTTCCCGGAGCACCCGGCGGTCCGGGAGACCGAACGCACGGTCGTCGGCGTCCACGGCTCGCCGAAGCCGCCGCCGATCCGGATCTCGCTGACCCTCCCGGCGATCCGGGCGGCCCGCGAGGTGTGGCTGCTGGCGGCGGGCGAGGACAAGGCGAACGCCGCGGCGATCGCCCTGTCGGGCGCGGGCGAGCTCCAGGCCCCGGCCGCGGGCGCCCGGGGCCGGGCCCGGACCCTGTGGCTGCTGGACGCCGCCGCGGCGTCCCAGCTGCCGCGCGAGCTGTACCCTCCGGCCTCGGCGTAG
- a CDS encoding poly-gamma-glutamate hydrolase family protein, with product MTTSSRRTVLTAALAAAAGTTGLTAGPAAASVPAPSGTTTPTYSSHIYRNSQYTEGTDYGRRFKRHERSDPTFAGEVRLPGTAVLALHGGGIETGTSEVALGIAGYHPKDLAPTGAAGDPRHDYWLFEGLRGSGQNAELHVTSTGCDDLHALGLAEGSLGVVSVHGFANSQVPGFDLVMGGLDQEFKALIRAQLELLATTGPNPWDISIIDGSQVPALGGTDPANPCNRTLRKKGVQLELSGALRNSLFDDPSSRTGRANTTNAKFWAFTGAVRAAIAAHEASLTVD from the coding sequence ATGACCACCAGCAGCAGACGAACCGTTCTGACCGCCGCACTGGCCGCGGCCGCGGGGACCACCGGGCTGACGGCCGGGCCCGCGGCGGCCTCCGTACCGGCACCGTCCGGCACCACGACCCCGACCTACAGCAGCCATATCTACCGGAATTCGCAGTACACGGAGGGCACCGACTACGGCCGGCGCTTCAAACGGCATGAGCGCAGCGATCCGACGTTCGCCGGGGAGGTACGGCTGCCCGGCACCGCCGTGCTCGCACTGCACGGCGGCGGTATCGAGACCGGTACCTCCGAGGTCGCCCTCGGTATCGCCGGATACCACCCCAAGGATCTGGCACCCACCGGCGCGGCGGGCGATCCCCGCCACGACTACTGGCTGTTCGAAGGGTTGCGGGGCTCGGGCCAGAACGCCGAACTCCATGTCACCTCCACCGGCTGCGACGATCTGCACGCCCTGGGCCTGGCCGAGGGCAGCCTGGGCGTCGTCAGCGTCCATGGCTTCGCCAACAGCCAGGTACCGGGCTTCGACCTCGTGATGGGCGGGCTCGACCAGGAGTTCAAGGCGCTGATCAGGGCGCAGCTGGAACTGCTCGCGACCACCGGCCCCAACCCCTGGGACATCAGCATCATCGACGGCAGCCAGGTCCCGGCGCTCGGCGGCACCGACCCGGCCAACCCCTGCAACCGCACCCTGCGCAAGAAGGGTGTGCAGCTGGAGCTCTCCGGGGCCCTGCGGAACAGCCTCTTCGACGATCCCTCGTCCAGGACCGGCCGGGCGAACACCACGAACGCCAAGTTCTGGGCCTTCACCGGAGCGGTCCGGGCCGCGATCGCCGCTCATGAGGCGAGCCTGACGGTCGACTGA
- a CDS encoding PH domain-containing protein, with protein MATGEGTAPAAGGAGAIAGPPAEWRRLDRRSLLVTGAVMSGVAGGVCLPLLLGLASGGWFGDGPGRETALALLVTAGVLLVAGSVAADYANWRRTRYRIGSERVDLHSGLLLLKRRSLARERIRSVDLTAHPLLRLLGLVKVRIGTGESGGAESSLELNPVSRVEGDRIRAELLDRPADPAAAPHGGVLARLDLRWIRYAPTSFLTLAVGSAAFGAVLQVSDWFGVQQELIGWTGDRIRDHPVALVVPVLALGTLVTGAVGALGLWTEMWWGYRLEREPGGVLRVRRGLFTTRSVSVEERRLRGVELVEPIGVRALGGARVDAVATGLAEAESDRQADARGLLPAVPRAVADRVAALVLHEPRSPTSAPLIRHPRRARNRRLSWALAAAGVPAAALAVGGLWLTPVLLYIAAGYAAVALPSGVALALDAYRSLGHGIAGRYLLARSGTFSRRTVALQRTGIIGWTVTESLAQRRAGLITLTATTAAGAGGYAIHDADRGEGLAFADAAVPGLLRPFLTELPGPDIRAIPEAPAEPAAGDNPPGA; from the coding sequence ATGGCCACGGGGGAAGGCACCGCACCGGCCGCCGGAGGCGCGGGCGCCATCGCGGGCCCGCCGGCGGAGTGGCGGCGGCTCGACCGGCGGTCGCTGCTGGTCACGGGGGCCGTGATGAGCGGGGTCGCCGGGGGTGTCTGTCTGCCCCTGCTGCTCGGGCTCGCCTCCGGGGGCTGGTTCGGCGACGGCCCCGGCCGCGAAACCGCACTGGCCCTGCTGGTGACCGCGGGCGTGCTGCTGGTCGCCGGCTCCGTCGCCGCGGACTACGCCAACTGGCGCCGGACCCGCTATCGCATCGGCTCCGAGCGGGTCGACCTCCACAGCGGACTGCTGCTGCTGAAACGGCGCTCCCTGGCCCGGGAGCGGATCCGCAGCGTCGATCTGACCGCCCATCCACTGCTGCGGCTGCTCGGACTGGTGAAGGTCCGGATAGGGACCGGCGAGAGCGGCGGCGCGGAATCCTCACTGGAGCTGAACCCGGTCTCCCGGGTGGAGGGGGACCGGATCCGGGCCGAACTGCTGGACCGGCCCGCCGACCCGGCCGCCGCCCCGCACGGGGGCGTCCTGGCCCGGCTCGACCTCCGGTGGATCCGCTACGCCCCGACGTCCTTCCTCACCCTCGCCGTCGGCAGTGCGGCGTTCGGTGCCGTGCTCCAGGTCAGTGACTGGTTCGGCGTCCAGCAGGAGCTCATCGGCTGGACCGGCGACCGGATCCGGGACCATCCGGTCGCCCTCGTCGTGCCGGTGCTCGCGCTGGGAACCCTGGTGACCGGTGCGGTCGGAGCGCTCGGCCTCTGGACGGAGATGTGGTGGGGCTACCGCCTCGAACGCGAACCGGGCGGGGTGCTCCGGGTCCGGCGCGGGCTGTTCACCACCCGCTCCGTCTCGGTCGAGGAGCGCAGACTCCGCGGGGTCGAGCTGGTCGAGCCGATCGGGGTCCGGGCCCTCGGCGGGGCCAGGGTGGACGCGGTCGCCACCGGTCTCGCCGAGGCCGAGAGCGACCGGCAGGCGGACGCCCGGGGGCTCCTCCCGGCCGTGCCCCGGGCGGTCGCGGACCGGGTGGCCGCGCTGGTGCTCCACGAACCCCGGTCGCCCACCTCGGCGCCGCTGATCCGGCATCCGCGCCGGGCGAGGAACCGGCGGCTGTCCTGGGCCCTGGCCGCGGCCGGAGTGCCCGCCGCCGCCCTGGCCGTCGGGGGCCTGTGGCTCACGCCGGTGCTGCTGTACATCGCCGCCGGGTACGCGGCGGTGGCGCTGCCTTCGGGCGTGGCGCTGGCGCTGGACGCGTACCGCAGTCTGGGGCACGGGATCGCCGGGCGGTATCTGCTGGCCCGCTCCGGCACCTTCTCACGCCGTACGGTGGCACTCCAGCGGACCGGAATCATCGGCTGGACCGTCACCGAGTCCCTCGCCCAGCGCCGGGCCGGACTGATCACGCTGACCGCCACCACGGCCGCCGGGGCGGGCGGCTACGCGATTCACGACGCGGACCGCGGTGAGGGCCTCGCCTTCGCCGACGCGGCGGTGCCGGGGCTGCTGAGACCGTTTCTGACGGAGCTGCCGGGTCCGGACATACGGGCGATACCGGAGGCCCCGGCGGAGCCGGCCGCCGGTGATAACCCGCCGGGCGCGTAA